One genomic window of Branchiostoma lanceolatum isolate klBraLanc5 chromosome 5, klBraLanc5.hap2, whole genome shotgun sequence includes the following:
- the LOC136435022 gene encoding nucleolar protein dao-5-like: MRKVQLTAYDFGMFDCDISPTEYDFFLKHKGAFKRMWSDQGKKFWNRFMVCFRAFSRNYGAIKEFPVKSDKYEAYIDQAFMYIHDQFVEGKVSTAKGLVLDTVVVAQNRQSLQYLESQSFAKDPFYNKDTRDVFRRLFGQPGEKSSYVKVYFLIPLYVKFGGSVCRCLRHWLEADEIDSADESYYIPPGPNMIMPKSDKKLLPASTKEKRARSLDRDLRESSKIKELPDSDVQKTTIDVVNSDQATGGTKKKKKKKKPKHDQSKRSESSDSTSSGANESKAAKSATSNGARESKAAKSATSNGANVSKAAESATSNGASEIKAAKSATSNEASENKAAESATSSGENESKAAKSESAPSPMLGAVIAPNSDSDPTLDAIIAAVLKNNVEVERMQREASAAKRAAAAKESEAYGSAETAPSVVGQKSSNPSSPVRPKANKKDTFVANEDSPLVQKLEETFGLPKPAQTKKGQTKSKRDKSPPIKISVSGCEEGKKKLAEAEKRGERTSATVNVTVTFDREVRDQITPEKTKAAFEEVLHNMYTKPPKERLSSDPRERKEQIRERLRRKHACKDMPQVLDCHWASDLRRAEAERAKEKPKEEMFDMSKEDMAKKLSELCKLQPDRNNPWAAQGPPVPPPAHLLKMADKRDAGARQSSSTQTTEVRSAETQTSLSCSSQPTQPSSSKTSPVPLMADTSVPKAASGPDGQTTTHSTEVTPTSPSPKSEGAVEGGRESIIVILDEDKMQKKGDSVTEAGEERRGARLVELKPNGEEEVLESKDEEEERMERRAKAVAEQIALLAGIPPQGKQSLDDDALQHADISKYVRESTVENPIMFDGQLLSPGDKIINVYHPPGTPGIPLESEMRKRIKVLGKQPDQQAGKKEQVKKKDSELEASSKKKVSDLEAINQKISELEASSKKKVSETSPRKKNDDSGIRVTGDDDGIRVRGDSPTKKPKEKSTKSSKPTDVQEGARAKPKGGVSEKKPSSGQPSKGLGADAVEQIKSGMFAPFLKGKNPVVQDYIEGPGCALIGMYIPQNPDNPDKDDRIGMMRVNETMSKIRDMKACQEKWDLTHEEFDEITLNGMLQLNDQLVIDYLAKKNRTVQVERPAAVIPAAIEEKKVKKTGKLRSCSNCGQIEPQPKTFKTCQRCKEKHSKYPRFYCGRDCQIEDWGARHKQEHVDMD; this comes from the exons ATGAGGAAGGTACAGCTGACTGCATATGACTTTGGCATGTTTGACTGTGACATCTCCCCAACGGAATATGACTTCTTCCTCAAGCACAAGGGTGCCTTCAAGAGAATGTGGTCTGATCAG GGGAAGAAGTTCTGGAATAGGTTCATGGTTTGTTTCCGAGCCTTCTCCCGAAACTATGGGGCCATCAAGGAGTTTCCAGTCAAG AGTGACAAGTATGAAGCCTATATTGACCAGGCTttcatgtacatacatgacCAGTTTGTAGAAG gaaAAGTGAGCACAGCTAAAGGCCTGGTGCTAGACACAGTGGTAGTAGCGCAGAACCGACAGAGCTTGCAATACCTGGAATCACAGTCATTTG CAAAAGATCCATTTTACAACAAGGACACTAG GGACGTTTTTAGAAGGTTGTTTGGGCAGCCAGGAGAAAAGTCTTCATATGTCAAg GTGTACTTCCTGATACCACTTTATGTGAAGTTTGGTGGGTCGGTGTGTCGATGCTTGAGGCACTGGCTTGAGGCAGACGAGATCGACTCTGCAGATGAATCCTACTACATTCCCCCTGGTCCAAACATGATCATGCCAAAATCTGACAAAAAGTTATTACCAGCTTCCACAAAGGAAAAAAGAGCAAGATCCTTAGATAGGGACTTAAGAGAATCTAGTAAAATAAAAGAACTTCCTGATTCTGATGTCCAGAAAACCACAATAGATGTAGTAAATAGTGATCAAGCCACTGGGGgtaccaagaagaagaagaaaaagaagaagcccAAACATGATCAAAGTAAAAGGAGCGAGTCAAGTGATTCCACCAGCAGTGGGGCAAACGAAAGTAAGGCTGCAAAAAGTGCCACGAGCAATGGGGCACGTGAGAGTAAGGCAGCAAAAAGTGCCACGAGCAATGGGGCAAATGTGAGTAAGGCAGCAGAAAGTGCCACTAGCAACGGGGCAAGCGAGATTAAGGCTGCAAAAAGTGCCACTAGCAATGAGGCAAGCGAGAATAAGGCAGCAGAAAGTGCCACCAGCAGTGGGGAAAATGAGAGTAAGGCTGCAAAAAGTGAGAGTGCTCCAAGTCCAATGTTGGGGGCAGTCATTGCACCAAATAGTGACAGTGACCCGACATTGGACGCCATCATTGCTGCTGTGCTGAAGAACAATGTTGAAGTTGAGCGCATGCAAAGAGAAGCATCTGCTGCAAAGCGGGCTGCTGCTGCCAAAGAGTCTGAGGCTTATGGCTCTGCTGAAACTGCTCCATCAGTAGTTGGGCAAAAGTCTTCTAACCCAAGTAGCCCTGTACGACCCAAGGCCAACAAGAAGGACACTTTTGTAGCCAATGAGGACTCTCCTCTGGTTCAGAAGCTGGAGGAAACCTTTGGTCTTCCCAAGCCAGCACAGACTAAGAAGGGACAGACTAAGAGTAAGAGGGACAAATCCCCACCAATCAAG ATATCAGTAAGTGGGTGTgaagaaggaaagaagaagCTGGCTGAGGCAGAGAAAAGAGGCGAGCGCACCTCTGCTACTGTTAACGTGacggtgacctttgaccgcgAGGTCAGGGACCAGATCACTCCTGAGAAAACAAAGGCAGCTTTTGAAGAAG TGCTGCATAACATGTACACCAAGCCTCCGAAAGAACGTCTGAGCAGCGATCCTCGTGAGCGAAAGGAGCAAATCAGGGAAAGACTGCGTAGGAAACATGCATGCAAGGATATGCCTCAAGTTTTG GACTGTCACTGGGCCAGTGATCTTCGTAGGGCAGAAGCTGAGAGAGCCAAAGAGAAGCCAAAGGAAGAGATGTTTGATATGAGTAAGGAGGACATGGCAAAGAAACTTTCAGAGCTGTGCAAGCTCCAGCCTGACAGGAACAACCCTTGGGCTGCTCAAGGGCCACCAGTCCCCCCACCTGCTCACCTGCTGAAGATGGCAGACAAGAGGGATGCTGGAGCAAGGCAGTCATCATCGACTCAGACAACAGAGGTACGTTCAGCTGAGACTCAGACATCTTTGTCCTGTTCATCTCAGCCAACTCAGCCCTCTAGCTCCAAAACATCTCCGGTACCCCTAATGGCTGATACATCAGTCCCAAAAGCAGCATCTGGCCCTGATGGCCAAACAACGACACATTCCACAGAAGTAACCCCAACATCTCCCAGCCCCAAGTCTGAAGGAGCAGTTGAGGGAGGCAGAGAATCAATCATAGTGATCTTGGATGAAGATAAGATGCAAAAGAAAGGTGATAGTGTAACAGAGGCAGGAGAGGAAAGGCGTGGGGCTCGCCTGGTAGAACTTAAACCAAACGGAGAGGAGGAGGTGTTGGAATCCAAGGATGAGGAAGAGGAAAGGATGGAGCGACGAGCCAAGGCCGTCGCAGAACAAATAGCGCTCCTGGCAGGGATCCCTCCCCAGGGGAAACAAAGTCTGGATGATGACGCCCTCCAGCACGCGGACATCTCCAAATATGTCCGTGAAAGCACTGTTGAGAACCCAATCATGTTCGATGGGCAACTCTTGTCTCCAGGAGATAAAATCATCAATGTGTACCATCCACCTGGCACCCCCGGTATTCCCCTGGAAAGTGAAATGCGAAAACGCATCAAAGTACTGGGTAAACAACCTGATCAGCAGGCAGGGAAGAAGGAACAGGTCAAGAAGAAAGACAGCGAGCTTGAGGCTTCCTCTAAGAAAAAAGTCAGTGATCTTGAGGCTATCAATCAGAAAATCAGCGAACTTGAGGCTTCCTCTAAGAAGAAAGTCAGCGAGACTTCCCCAAGAAAGAAAAACGATGATAGTGGAATACGAGTGACAGGAGATGACGATGGCATTCGTGTCAGAG GTGATAGCCCAACAAAGAAACCCAAAGAAAAGTCGACAAAATCCAGCAAACCTACAGATGTGCAGGAAGGGGCAAGGGCAAAGCCCAAAGGCGGTGTTTCAGAGAAGAAACCATCCTCTGGTCAACCAAGCAAAGGTCTGGGGGCAGATGCTGTCGAGCAGATCAAAAGTGGAATGTTTGCTCCATTCTTAAAGG GAAAAAATCCAGTTGTACAAGACTACATCGAGGGCCCAGGCTGTGCCCTGATTGGCATGTACATCCCACAAAACCCTGACAACCCAGACAAAGACGACCGCATTGGCATGATGAGAGTCAATGAGACTATGAGCAAGATTCGGGATATGAAG GCCTGCCAGGAGAAGTGGGATCTGACTCATGAGGAGTTTGACGAGATCACATTAAACGGCATGCTTCAACTGAACGATCAACTTGTCATCGACTATCTCGCCAAGAAGAATCGCACGGTGCAGGTCGAGCGGCCAGCCGCTGTCATCCCGGCAGCCATTGAGGAGAAGAAGGTGAAGAAGACGGGGAAGCTGCGCAGCTGTTCCAACTGTGGTCAGATTGAACCCCAGCCCAAGACTTTCAAAACATGCCAAAG GTGCAAAGAGAAGCACAGCAAGTACCCACGCTTCTATTGTGGACGGGATTGTCAAA TTGAGGACTGGGGAGCCAGACACAAACAGGAGCATGTGGACATGGACTGA
- the LOC136435023 gene encoding transmembrane protein 209-like has protein sequence MCTVVSQKTSGLMDRAYQQLQVVQQSQLALGWSVLNLALAGIFCAELVFGSINHLLSLTHPIVWYTECALACVFLVNSIVDLVRFLRPGMLSQPVEMTPQQRRLLGVTGNVPGFRTSPVKALSPRDDKKSETESPVLLPTMSASLTPVNPSPPQPNPLYKSSPYLGGSGTHYSPATPPSRPPSAGSGMSPALRDLSLLDSSGSRLRHRSAPVSPAQNSPVIPEEDIRNMDDLQNYLQQFEEKEMINQLGGDTSPGANPTMWNYSRSSLDYTQVLRRYQYQMASRSPQSTTTHSKDSPDLPDSYGADEHVWGKLGVRREELDAWTANLRKWISQTILVRLVREINRINSAMRRIGCADVQVGDVSLSSLRHVAVTKQQYVRSLTSLLPYLDMSSNQEYLVSRVKELAQGGSMSEFRWNSGGTFKNRKWDQDLPTDSAIIMHMFCSYLDSRLPPHPKFPDGRTFTGQHFIKTPEEPDLKKKDNLLLHQAHINPPHFTVVVGDHAYQLHRGRCNLFHAILLFLHRIKTKEYGMLGQVNLGPSGVNLLWIFDST, from the exons ATGTGTACGGTTGTGAGCCAGAAGACGTCCGGTCTGATGGACAGGGCCTACCAGCAGCTGCAGGTGGTACAACAGTCACAGCTGGCCCTGGGCTGGAGCGTGCTGAACTTGGCACTGGCTGGGATCTTCTGTGCAGAACT TGTATTTGGCTCCATCAACCACCTGCTGTCCTTGACACATCCTATAGTTTGGTACACAG AGTGTGCCCTGGCCTGTGTGTTCCTGGTCAACTCTATAGTGGACCTGGTGCGGTTCCTCCGACCTGGCATGTTGTCACAGCCAGTAGAGATGACTCCTCAGCAGCGCCGCCTACTGGGAGTCACAGGAAACG TGCCTGGGTTTCGGACCTCTCCAGTGAAGGCCTTGTCACCACGTGATGACAAGAAGAGTGAAACAGAGTCGCCCGTCCTGCTGCCCACCATGAGTGCCAGTCTGACCCCTGTgaacccctccccaccccagcCTAACCCACTCTACAAGTCCTCTCCCTACCTGGGGGGCAGCGGCACCCACTACTCCCCAGCCACACCGCCCTCTCGG CCGCCCAGTGCAGGCTCTGGTATGTCACCAGCGTTAAGGGACCTTTCACTGCTGGACAGCTCAGG GTCACGGTTACGTCACCGGTCAGCTCCAGTGTCTCCGGCCCAGAACTCTCCTG TGATCCCTGAGGAGGACATCAGGAACATGGATGACCTCCAGAACTACTTGCAGCAGTTTGAGGAGAAGGAGATGATCAACCAGCTGG GAGGAGACACCTCCCCCGGTGCTAACCCCACTATGTGGAACTACAGCCGGTCCTCGCTGGACTACACCCAGGTGCTGCGCCGGTACCAGTACCAGATGGCCAGCCGGTCCCCTCAGTCCACAACCACCCACAGCAAGGACAGCCCCGACCTACCAGACTCGTATGGGGCTGATGAG CATGTCTGGGGCAAGCTTGGAGTGAGACGAGAGGAGCTAGATGCTTGGACAGCCAACTTAAGAAAG tggaTCTCTCAGACCATCCTTGTGCGGCTGGTGAGGGAGATCAACAGGATCAACTCAGCCATGCGGCGCATCGGGTGTGCTGACGTCCAGGTCGGAG ACGTGAGCCTGAGTTCCCTGCGCCATGTAGCGGTGACGAAGCAGCAGTATGTCCGCTCGCTGACCAGCCTGTTACCGTACCTGGACATGTCGTCCAACCAGGAGTACCTTGTCAgccgggtcaaag AGCTGGCCCAGGGAGGAAGTATGAGTGAATTCCGGTGGAACTCTGGAGGAACCTTCAAGAACAGGAAGTGGGACCAGGACCTGCCCACTGACTCTGCT ATCATCATGCACATGTTCTGTTCCTACCTGGACTCCCGCCTGCCCCCCCACCCGAAGTTCCCGGATGGTAGAACCTTCACAGGACAGCATTTCATCAAGACTCCAGAGGAACCAG ACCTGAAGAAGAAGGACAACCTGCTGCTGCACCAGGCCCACATCAACCCTCCCCACTTTACGGTGGTGGTGGGAGACCACGCCTACCAGCTGCACAGGGGGCGCTGTAACCTGTTCCACGCCATCCTGCTCTTCCTACACCGCATCAAGACAAAGGAGTACGGCATGCTGGG ACAAGTGAACCTGGGACCATCCGGTGTTAACCTGCTCTGGATCTTTGACTCCACATGA